The genomic window TGCGGCTTCCTCCTATAAAGGTATACCTTGCTTTTGTCTGTATAGCCAACATGCTATAGCCAAACTTTGATCTTCCTTCATGTTTCCTCCGTGTGATATTCTTGCTGGCCAGTGTGGTAGTGGTCGAATTCTGAGGACTGTTCATTTATCTGTTAACCAGGAGTCAATTTCGGATATACTCATAGCATTGGAAGGTATTCTTCAGTCCAAGAATGCGTCTGTTCTGATCCAAGCAACTGATGTTAGTTTGAAGTTAGTTTCCAGTGTAGGAAATTTAGCTCGCCAATACCCGGTTTTAGAGATCGTTACATGCCTCGCGAGTCAGCTTTCTGCAAGCCAGATAACTATAGCTGTCTCATCTGCAAGTACATTGAACTGCATACTGAACACCCTAGCGACAGCGAGAAGTTCGATTCATGCAGAAATTTGGGAAGCTTTGGAGAAAACCGATGCAGTTACAAGTGTCATTGGAGCTCTGCAGAATTACTCCCCTGATGTCCATCCATTAAACTATCGGATGGAAATGATGTCTCTGCTAAGAATTATACTGTGGATTTGGCCTTCTTCGAGATACCATGTATGGAGTAACCGCAACTTGATGGGGAAGCTAGCAGAATACTGTGTTGCCTCTGAAATGGATGTTGTTGTTAGAGTCCTCAAGCTATATGCTGCTTTAGGTACACCTTTTTTGGTAATTACCTTCTTTGACCTTTGTATTAGAATCTGCATAGATCTTTTTGCTATTCCTTTAGTTTCATCTTATCTTCCAAATCTTACTGTAATCCAGCTTTATGTGGGAATGGTGCAATGGTCCTTCTGAATAATGAAGACTTGATGGCTAAGGTTGGTGCGCTTTTGGGGAAGTCAAATCCATCTATTGCTAGAATTGAAGCATTGAAATTCTATCAGATTCTTTTGGTAAGAGAATTAAAATGTGACGATTAATTaatacaattgttttttttaaatatgctgTAAGATTTGAAACCAAAATGTGATCTGCAGCGATCTTCAAAGGGGTGCGATCTGTTAATGGCTCCACACTATCAACACATTATTGAAGGCACAATCAATGCGATGTCTAGAGATGATGAAAGATTGTTAACAATAGAGGGCTGCCGCACTGCACTGCTGGTCCTTCGTTATGCTGGGGATCATCATCGGCTCTTTTGGTCTCATGCTATTGATGATGTATTATATAAGATTCTTACTGGTGGCTGCACCTCTTCACATAAAGCCAATCAGATTTTGTGCCACGACAAGCTTTTTAATATGGTTTCCGTGAACTTTATGGATATACATTCTTATGTGTGGGATATACTTGGAAATCTAGCAGTACATTGCAAAAATGAGTATCTCTCTGTTAGGAAAGGGCAAGACTCTGCCTTGCAGGCACTAATACATTGTGTTTGGTAGGTACTAGGTATTAATATTTCCTCATCTTGTTATAATTTTCTCGAGTGCTATTATGAACTTACAGATGACTTTCTGTATGCCGATTTATATGTTCTGTCCTCTTTTGCAGCTCACTTGCAGCAGATGCTATGCAGAAAAGCAACACCATGAAATTATCCAAGGATGTGCATGAGCCAGCTTTGAGGACTGTTCTGATGATGCTTGTCTCACCCAGTGGATACATTTTGTCTGAGGCAAGTTCTAAACTCTTACATGTTTTACCTTTAGGTGATGACTGTTTGAATATTCTGTTCACGTCGTTAGAATCAAATACTACAAGAAGCATTACTGCATCTTTTGACAATGTCAAAATTATGTCCAACCTCTTGAGCCTAGCGGGCATGGTGATGTTACAACCTTCCAATAATTCCCTTAACACGAGAAGAGCTGTAGCTGTACTATCCACCATTATCAAGGAATGTGTACACAATAATATACATATCACGAGGCCAAAAGTTGTTTCtcatctgcaattttgtttTGAGGGAGGTTCATGTTGTAGTCTTGTTAAAGAGTGGGAAGGTGAGAATATTGCTTTAATCTATGGTCTCATGGTGTTGTTTAATCTGCTGAAGAGCATCAATTTTGTTTGTATCCACTGTAAAAGGAATTTGGATGTGGGGATTGTGTGCAATGATTGCAGAGATCATTATAGTGAAGGTCTGATTAGAATTCTTCAAAATGCGTCATGTCAAAACTTGAGCCCAGGACTGAAGTTGTACATTTCACATATACTGAGTTTGTTTGGCCTATGTGGTTTTCCAAGCAAGTTGGGAGGAAAGATGAGAAGGGCCTTAGATGATAATGAGCTAGCTGATCTGGAACTGTTGCTTTCAAATGGTGAATCTTTAAAAGCTCATACAGCCATCATTTCAGTAAGGTGTCCAAAGTTGTTGCCATCTGCAAAATCCCTTGGTAGTGATGGAAAAATTACTGATGAATGGGGCAGATCACTTTATCATGTTCGAATGTCTGATCGTGTTGATAGTTGTGGCTTGAAGAAAATTTTGGAATACGCATACACAAATTTTGTCATGGTAGATGATGACAACATTAAGCCAGTAAGGACACTTGCGAAGTATTGTCACTTGAAATCATTACAAGAGATGCTTCAAAAAGAGCAGCCCAGGTGGAACTCTGATTGTCCTAGATATGACCTTACTGCAGCACTTGAACCAGTTAAATGTTCATTCTCGTAAGTTCTTCCTATAATCGCTATTTTTATTGATTCCAACTTGTGAGCCAAAAGGCAGTCTGATCCGCCTTCAAAGCACTTTTGGTTATTCTTAGCACTGTCCTAGTCTTAGCAATTTTTCATTCTTTAGCTACTTTGAAgagttacttttttttgtttactaGAGCGTCAGAAGTCAGAACAGATCATACAGCACCTTGCATATAAAACGGAAACCACCTTGCATTTTGTTCTGTCTAGTCTTGTTGACTTGTGTTGAAGCCCCCCTGATCCATATTAATTCCAGGGACATAATTCTGGAGGCTCAGTCAAACGAAGAAATGAAGTGTTACCATGGCTCATGCCAACTCTCGACTTCGCATGTTCACTGCCATAAAATTGTACTGAGCATGAGCTGTGATTACCTTCGGGCATTATTTCAATCTGGGATGCATGAGAGGTGAGCCTTTTGTCAGTAACTTTCTACTTGCTGACAACCCATTACCCTGCTTGTTGGAACTGCAGCGAATTCTCAATTGTTATACTGTTTTAAAGAGCACCCTCATGCATATTACTGGCACTTGCAATGCTATTTCACATATCCTCCAAACTATCGATAATAAACCATTCATGCAGCTTCTCAGAAGTTATCAATGTTCCACTGGGGTGGCAAGCGCTGGACAAACTGGTCCACTGGTTCTACTCAGGCGAGCTACCCAAGATCGACCCCGATTGCCGATGGCGAAACCTGAACAGCGAGGAGCAGCTTTCTCAGCTGCGGCCTTACGCCGAGCTGTCATCCCTGTCTGAATTCTGGTTCCTGGAGGGAGTGAAGGAGGAGAGCCTGTCAGTGGTCACCTCCTGCCTGAGTTCCACCAGCACGGCCGCCTCCGTCGAGTTCGTCGTCTTCGCGGCGCAGCTGGGTCAGTGGGAGATGGTGGAGGCCGCCGTCGGCAGCGTCGCCCATCTGTACCCCAAGCTGCGGGACTCCGGTCAGCTGGAGCAGCTTGATGATGATGTGCTCAACATGCTGCGGACAGAGTATGTCAGGTATTCACAGCACGGCGGTAGAAGTAGCTGAATTTAACACGGGTGATCATGCTGGATTTGCTTGTATCGTGCACTGTATCATGTGGTGGCGTACATCGAAATGTGGTGAGATCTGCACAGATACTACAACATGTAAAATTGCAATTGCAATGATTTGAGCTGTTTCTTGTGttcatattgtatttttgaAACGATTTTGTTCATCTGGTGTTCATAAATGTTTCACATTTTTTACCGCTCTGCTCGTCACAATGTGGTATCTCGAAGGATCTGGATCGTGGATCAAAACTGGTCTATCACGATTGCTTCCACGTGTCCCACCGAGAAAAAGCGACAAAACGAGAGCAAATCACTGAAAACCGGATATAACGCCTCCTTCATCTCTGAAAATCAGAGCAAATTATCTCCCTCAGTGGTTTTGCCGGCGGTTTCGTTCGACGTGGCATTGTTGACCTAGCTGacaagctgactcagcgtggtgggacccacatgtcagtgtgtagcgcgcgctctctctcccttatctctctatCACCCGGTCTTTCTCTTCACCCCGGTGCGGCTCGTCGACGTGGGTCAGGCGCAAGGCGGCCGGGCGGTGCGTTGCGACGGAGAGAGGtagccgtgcggcggcggtgatgcggGAGAGCGcacggcagcgggcggcgcggtggttGGCTACGGGCGGCCGTGCGCAGTGGGCCAACCTCGCGCGGGcacggcggatggcggcggctggcgaggcCGGGCacggtgcggcgcggcgcgtggcGACCTGGCGCGGCCTGATggcggcggcacgacgcggTTGGCCGGCGGGGctcggccgtgcggcggcgaggcgcggtcGATGGTGGCCTGGCACAGCCATTTCGCGGGCGCGACGCAGGTCACGGAGGCCTTtgcggcgtggcgcgcggcggcctcgtgcaggcgccggcgaggccaacGGCCGGCGCtgcgggcgcggcgcgcgcggacgGCTATGCGGCCAGGGAGGCGTGACGGCTGGCCGGATCGGCGCCTGCGCGGCTGGCGACCGACGTCCGTCGGCGCCTTcttcccccttttctttttttcatttcttctcttctttgtttctttgttGCTCCGGCGATTCGCTCGTCATGGAGTTAGGCTTGGAAATCCTTCAATTGTGAGTTGTTGCATAGTGCCGCATGGTCCTGTAGCATGGTGATGACGTGTCTTCATTTGGTTGGTTGGCCATGTTGCCCATCCTGTTGCATGCTGAGTCTTGTATATGTAGGTCGGTAGATGCATGTGCGCTGCTTGTCGCAACGTATCATGAGGTCGACGCGCTGGGGATGTCGTGTGGTGGCGGACGAAGATGGTATCATGAGGGTCGtgtggcagcggcgggcggccggccgtGGCTCCGGCCGTCCATCGGCAGGGCCCAGGCGAAGGCTGCTTGGAGAAGCTGCGTGTATTCGTCACCGGTGAGTGCGCATGGTTCGGCCGCAATGATGGCCTCCGACGTGGTGGCTGTCATCACGAGCAGCATGTAGGTGGCTTGGTAGAATTGCGTGGCGACGGTTTAATGCTTGGATTCCGGCGAGGTGGTTGCCGGCGTCCTGGCCGGAGAAGATGGAGAGGACGCGGACGCCATCGTGGATGGCCGCGTCGAGCGCAGCGAGGATATCAGCGTGAAagcggtcgccgccgctgacgcGGCATTCGTCGCTGGCGCctctccccgccggccgccacacCCTTTCCGTCTCCCCGCCGCCGATGCCCAGCTCCTCTCCGCCAGCCTACTCCCCGTTCGTCGATAGcgagcgccgctgccgccaacgAGGGCCACCGCTGGCCGCTGCCCGCCTCTGGTTCTCTCCGCCCGTCGCTGGTcgcgcccctcccccgccgcatGTCGCCGAGCCCCGCCGGCCAAACGCGTCGTGCCGCCGCCATCAGGCCGCGCCAgttcgccgcgcgccgcgccgcccagtGCCCGGCCTCGCCATCCGCCGCCATCCGCGGTGCCCGCGCCAGGTCgccgcgcgccccgccgcccgTAGCCGACCACCGCGCCAtacgcgccgcccgccgccgtgcgctctcccgcatcaccgccgccgcacagCTACCTTCGCCCGGCCGCCTTGCACCCGACCCACGTCGACGACCCGCACCGGGGTGAAGAGAAAGGCCGggggagagagataagggagagagagagtgctacacaatgtcatgtgggtcccaccacgctgactcagcttgTCAGCCGGGTCAACAACGCCACGTCGGACGGAACCATCAGCAAAACAACCGAGGGAGGTGATTTTCTCTGGTTTTCAGAAATGAAGGaggcgttatacccggttttccggttgagggaTATTCACATAAGCGCAAGAGATGAAGGAGGCAAAATGGATTTATTCCTATGATTATCCCCGTGGGGACAATGATGTACTGAGCCCATAATGGCCTGACAATCTTGGGCCATAAGTATAATTTTAGCCTTAGataaagtccactttgactctctTAAAAAGTAGGCCAAATCTAATTAGTGCCCCTTAACTAGAAAACCGATAGGACGACTCCACAAACTACTAAAACCAGTACAATTTAACTCCtccagcggttttggagggcttttttgctgacgtggcgttgACATGGCGGTGTTGACCCTGTCTTCATCCcatgtggcgcttatgtggcattagaatttaaaaaatgtctatgggacccatatgtcattcacacacaaaatatattgtggggcccacatgttatcctttctccttcccttcttcctccctctctctcccatctctctcttttctctccccttcggACGCACGCGGAGAACGGGAatcggctcggcggcggcgcaggcggggGCCAGAGTGGTGACGGCGGTGTACAGGTGGGGGCAGAGGGCGGGCGAGATCTCGGCGGCACCGCCTCTCCACTTTCCCTTCTTTACCCCCGGCAACGGCGGacgggggcggtggcggtgcgacGATGAGGACGATGGCgaccacgagcggcggcggcggtgagcggcaACTGCGGACGACAGCAACGATGATGTACTGGAGTGGCAgtggcgcgacgacggcgaccacggcgacgacgacaggatttcttcgattttattttttcctttttttccgtgcgggtggtataatttgaccgcacgagataatcgattatcccgtgccgTTGGGTcgcccgcacacgaaaatattGGTTTTCGCAGACCCCTGGGTGCAGACGGGTGCTACCTCTGCACGGAAAAATGAATTATGTACTAGTGTTAATATCCAAATAAGTCTAGTGCGACAATAATTTTATACAACGATCCATGAAAACATTACCAAAGCTAATTTGTTTTATGCTGTAATAATGTAAtatctgtaaaatcaaagtgtgtttgattattatttttaatgaaTAATTAGAatatgagattattggtttttatATTTGAAGATTATTGGCAAAgtggtggttttggagatgattggaattTTCATATGGTGAATAGGGACTATTGTCAGATTGGGTATGGTCACATCGGGCTATGGTTGTCGGTCACACCGGCTAGCCCGCGGTCTGATCGGTAGACACTGTGTCAGTTTCGGTTTCAGGTTGATTCTTTGAATATCCATGGATAATTCATGTCTATGACTTCTAGATAGATACTATGCATATGTAATATTGATTATTTGCTATGCGTCAAGTTGGTGAAAACTTGTGCCtggatatggtttcttggttgatgcATGTGTAGGTGATTCTTAATGCCTCGGGAGAGCATTGCCGGTAATAGATtgggagtcaacttgggagaagatgaCGTCCGGTCAATcaggatatcatgcgggatgcttaggctaaaaatcaatgcatgtggttggtgaagatttcaTATGGAATACGATGGATATATTGTTTGCGTGTGAGATATGAAGTCGAATTTGCAgggagtccaaatttgatacaattggagtttgtaaagctcgtttcttgtacgggaaggtttcTAGGGGATTTAGATTGCGTACCTCGGGTATAAACAAAGAAGGAGGGTATGTCCTCCCGGGATCGTTTTTGAGAGAGTTGAGATTAGAgtaaagttagggtttcgagtttagtcgaaattttgaTGAGGAGCGTTGTTGTTGCACTTCGTAAATACAAAGAAAAGTAATAAAGTTTCAATctattttgataaattttttatttgtgtttgctTGGGTGCGGCGGTCCAATCGACGGGACACCTCACACTTGcagtcagaccgacggcatcgcACCGTTCAAACTGGCAGGAGCACGGTGGTCAGACCGACGACGGGTTCAGGTGACAGCGACGATCACATGGCAGTTAGACTGGGTGatctacaccggtcagaccggtggcgcAGGTACAATCAGACCGGCGGATCAATTCCGGTTAGACCAATCTACATCGGATTCAAGGGTAGCTTTCAATTCTGCTAAAAGTTTCGGTTTTTTTGTACTACAATCATTCAACCCCTCTGATTAACTTAGTTCTTACTATTTGGTCCTTCGATATCATTCGTAACAGCAACTCCGGCAGTACGAGATGGGCATCAATAATGCAGGTGAAATTGCAGCATTTGGAGAAAGTATCAGAAGAAGCAAGATTTTAAACGAACTGCGTTAGCCTCGCAGGTCACAAGGCTAATGCACACGCGCGATCAGATCCGTGCATATTGAAACCAACGTTCCAGATTCATCGGTCCACCAACACCATCCATGGACGCCTCAACAAAATTTAACAAAACTTATACGGTCTGACCAGTGTAGCTCGCCCGGTCTAACCGCCATGCGATCATATCATCTGAATTTCGTTTCGAACTGGCACGATAaaaacgttttcattccggcgATGATTAAAACTGCAAACGGTCTGAATCTAAAGGAAATTATTTCAACCGAACACAACGTCCAAATCGCTTGCCATCATTACCCAAAAGAAATAACCAAACACAGCAGCGAGACGTGATTAATTTGGCTCAGCACAGCAGCACAGTACAGAGAGCGCAGTACAGCCTGTCGTCCTCTCCACTGCTCCTCACTACAGTCCAAACTAGCGTTCAATAAACaagagattaattaaattattactAGCTGCACCCATCAAAGCATAATCGCATGCAGCATCAGACCAAAACCAGGATTAGGACCATCCCTAATCAAATCCCATTTTTGTttatcttcttttgttttttagcCCAAGAGGGGGTACAGTAATTTAATAGCAGGTCGTCAGGAGGGCTGCCTCCCTGGTGTGGTGCAGGAAGTCACGACGCATTGGCAGCCGTCAGATGGCCGTCACTTCCAGGCTTGGAGTCGCATCAGACGGCGCAGGTGATAAGGCGAGGCGCAGGTGTGCTGAATTTCTGATGGAGATGATCATTTGCTTTTTTTCTGGCGGCTTTCGTTGCTGAACTCACGCAGCCATGCTCACTCATCAAAGTTTTGCTTTCACGCCTCATCAGCCTTCTGCGTGCCATGATTTCATCCGACTCTTTAAACGTTGTCAGCCATCACTACATgccaagatgtgcatacatttcagtaattattcgATGAGCACCTTTCCTTGTCCTCCCTTTTCCAATGCCCAATTATACACACAATCGAACACTGGTAatcgagagagagatagagagagagagagttcacAATCAGTCCATTCTTTCGCTTAGCATAACATACAacttataaataataaatttatcagTAAAATTTTATATCCATGTCCTTAGcacgattaaaaaaaatacgttaaaataatatatatataaacaaaactatagaatcaactttaaaaataaattttaaaatttacattttagtTTATAAGtagtataagcataagtgaaTCGGCGAGGCtgaatgttttttctttctacTCATGCAAACCTTGCATTATAAGATGCAGGTTCTCTGCAGCACTGTACTGCTCACTCCCACCCCACGAATCCTTAGGCTCACATGTCAGCGAGTGGATCTCAATTGTGCGTTATCCCATTCTTGCTTCATGCAGCATCGATTattgcatgttttttttctggtACATCCATTGCACAAAAGGTGATAGCTGTAGCATCATGGCACCACTGATCTCTCTGGAACACTGGCAcccacacacacatacacacacactgCCAGTGTAGGCCCCGGCCCatactcatcatcatcaagctGTGTCTGTGTCTCTCTGCCCTACCTACGCGCGCCTGCTGCGTCGCTGCAGGGCGCAGAGGCGAGGGGAGAGACGTAAACGTAACCAAGCAAAGCAACGCGCCCATGCGGCCGCCCGAGACGATGCAACGCGAGCAGCCGCAGAGCAGAGCAAGAGCCAACGGTAGGAAATGGCCACCACCACGACGATGGAGATCCGGAATTCGCGAGGAGCAGGGGGTGCCAAGTGCAAAGGCGTggcaggagaagaggaagaggacacAGCAACAGCGTTGCGCACTGCCTGCTGCCACTGCTGCCTCGCGTTTACAGCTATAGAAAAAGGTCGCGGCGCAGAGCGCAGAGTAGCAGCAGATCACACACacccacagcagcagcagcagcggagcgGAGCGGAGGAGCGTCGCGTTGCAGAAATCGCAGCGGCAACTGGCAAGTGGGTggggtggtggggagggggggggggggggctcgtcgtcgtcagcgGCGTCCCACATGTTGTACGTGGCCCGCGATAACGTGCGCGGCCGCGGGTGTCGCACGCGAGCAAAAACGGACCGTTTTTTGGGGGCGTTCGTTCGGTCGACTGGTGGCGTGGCGTGCGCGGCCATCGCGGTGATGAGCGGttcggctttttttttttctcttcgtcTGCGCGAATATTTAGAGAGGAGCACATGCGGCACAGTGGCCGGATCCAGAGCAGATCAAGCCGgtggtggatggatggatggatggacagACCAGACCGGCTGGCTGGCTCGACCTCCTGTTTTTAAATTGAACTCTGGCCCGCCCGGCATCTACTACTGGCTACCGTTGCTGACTCCGATGCAGATAAGCTCAAACAATGAGGCTGTGATGCTTTGTGCGAGTGCGAGTGTTAACTGAACATCAAGTGAGATCAATTTTTGCTCTGCCCTAAAAATGCCACACCCATCATTTGCATGCATTGCAGTTTTTACAGCATTTCAACTTTCCACCAACACCATTTCGACAGTGTTTACTCCTGGTACAGATGAGAGGCAattaaaagaagaaagaagatcaACTTTGATGGTGGGAGACAGAAACAAAATTCGGAATATACAGTTCtatgagaaagaaagaaagaagaaaaaaagaacagtcAATTGATTAGACCTTCCATGAGGCGTCTCCAAAGAACAAACAAAATCAGTTAAAACCAAACTATCATCTCATCATGGCCTCCCCCTTTCCCTTTCCGTGCACTCATCATCCGGCAGCAGCAAACAAGACAAATCCCAACAACAACTAACCGGTCAAACAAGAGTCAAATTACCCACAAGATCTCCCCAGCTCGCCGCTCCACCCttgcggcgccgccgtcgtcttccgcCCCAGCGACgacctcgtcctcgccgccatggcgtccttcgccgccgcgtccttCTTGTCCTTGAAGAACCCGAACACCGGCCGCGAGCACACCGGCACGTTCAGCACCACCGGCGCCACGCGGACGCCGGAGGAGTATGACCGgtcgacggcgcgggagcgtgGCTTCGCCGCGGCGTGGAGGGTGCACGGTGAGCTGGAGCTGCGCTCCAGGCCCTGGAACACGATCTTGCCGGAGGAGTTCATGCGCGGGGAGTCGACGGAgaggcagcgcggcggcggcggcggggaggggcggcggcgcgcggggcttCGGCCGGCGCgggatgaggaggatgaggaggtggAGTGGCGGTGGGAGGAACGGACGAGGCGGATGCGGGGCGGGTTGGGGTCAGCGGCGGAGTCGAGGGAGAGGCGCGGGATGTCGTCGTGGTCGTGgccggaggaagacgacgacgacgagagggagaagcgggaggaggcgagggagagagaCGCCTCCGAGTCGGAGCTGTCGCGGAGGAGCGGCGCAGAGGCGAGCTCCGACGCGGAGGCCCCGGACGAGCGGCCGTTGTTCCGTTGGAGCAGCAGCTTcagcgacctcgccgccgtcgagttcATCGCTCTCCCGGGGGTTCTCGCGGGcgcagacggcggcgatggcttcGGGCTCTGCGCTGCCGCTCTCTTCAGCCCGAGCAACTCCCGCCACCGGCTCGAGCAGCTGGGCGCCTTAGGAGAGAAAACGTACGGGTCGGCGGCGTCAACCGCGGCGGCAGCCGCCCGTAGTGGCTTCATCGGCTCCGAAGGCGCCGGCATTGCCTCAGGctgcggcggccgtggcgccgccgcatccatctCCGGCACAGCCGCCGCCTTCCGAAGCGGGAGCAGCTTCCCGTCGGCAAAGAGCTCGTCCGCCGGGAGCATGGTGGCGGAGCCCCCGAGGCTGAACTCGAAGTCGATGAAGTCCTTGGATATCGCCGgctccggcgtcgtcgtcgtcgccaccaccgccgcggcggccagggGCGAAGAACACACGACCACCGCGGCAGCCTCCTCAGccccggcggcgtcgcggctgAACGAGACACGCGGACCATGCCATCCACCGAACGGCATGATAGCCGCGGGCGCAGCTGCAGGCAAGTTACTCGCGACGGCGGAGGCCATGGCAGGCGGCGGCTAAGCGCATCAACGGTAAGCAGCGCGACAAGAAGAAGTATATCTCGTGGTACCCGATCTCACTAGACTGCCGGTACGGTACTAATCACACACACTGGTTTTTATGGGTGTCACTAGATAGGGCTAAGGTGTGAGGCGGGGTAAAGGCGCGTATATATAAGCTGGGTAAAGGTAGTAAAATCTCGAAATGTTTTTCGATCTGGCGGCGACCGACCGAGGAGGTGAGGGTCTCCCGGTTCGCGGAAGCGCGCGGCAACGCAAAAACAAGTCCGGCCTTTGGGCGTTGCCGTTCCAGGTGAGCGCAGAGGCAAAGTGTGTTCGTCGGTTTCCGTGGGTTTATTTTTGCAACGGCGCCACCGGCCGGATCGGTACAGCTACGGACAGGCGAGATACAGAGGGGAAACCGTGGGGGATGTGCAATGGTTTTTTGAGATGTGTTTCTTCCTTCCCAGTTGCTACTCGGATCACCGTGGAATCTGTTTGTGGCTAGTAGGAGGATATGTGTTAGAAATTAGAATCTCCTGGTTCTGGTCTAATCAATTGTTACGTTTTCTACATCGAAAAATATGGGATAGTTGGCTAGTGGCTATATCGGTTCGATGTTGTACGTTCCTAGTTTACTTTTTACGATACGATGGGTGTAACGCGcaaaaatgta from Oryza glaberrima chromosome 6, OglaRS2, whole genome shotgun sequence includes these protein-coding regions:
- the LOC127777224 gene encoding BTB/POZ domain-containing protein At1g04390, with protein sequence MRAAAAASKAAGKEKSRRKGGGGGAGGGGGEQLLTDQVLSLRARLHHALALGLAKSDGGPKKWQSTDAGIQSHVLKAASAFLGCLTNEMLRLPPIKESISDILIALEGILQSKNASVLIQATDVSLKLVSSVGNLARQYPVLEIVTCLASQLSASQITIAVSSASTLNCILNTLATARSSIHAEIWEALEKTDAVTSVIGALQNYSPDVHPLNYRMEMMSLLRIILWIWPSSRYHVWSNRNLMGKLAEYCVASEMDVVVRVLKLYAALALCGNGAMVLLNNEDLMAKVGALLGKSNPSIARIEALKFYQILLRSSKGCDLLMAPHYQHIIEGTINAMSRDDERLLTIEGCRTALLVLRYAGDHHRLFWSHAIDDVLYKILTGGCTSSHKANQILCHDKLFNMVSVNFMDIHSYVWDILGNLAVHCKNEYLSVRKGQDSALQALIHCVCSLAADAMQKSNTMKLSKDVHEPALRTVLMMLVSPSGYILSEASSKLLHVLPLGDDCLNILFTSLESNTTRSITASFDNVKIMSNLLSLAGMVMLQPSNNSLNTRRAVAVLSTIIKECVHNNIHITRPKVVSHLQFCFEGGSCCSLVKEWEGENIALIYGLMVLFNLLKSINFVCIHCKRNLDVGIVCNDCRDHYSEGLIRILQNASCQNLSPGLKLYISHILSLFGLCGFPSKLGGKMRRALDDNELADLELLLSNGESLKAHTAIISVRCPKLLPSAKSLGSDGKITDEWGRSLYHVRMSDRVDSCGLKKILEYAYTNFVMVDDDNIKPVRTLAKYCHLKSLQEMLQKEQPRWNSDCPRYDLTAALEPVKCSFSDIILEAQSNEEMKCYHGSCQLSTSHVHCHKIVLSMSCDYLRALFQSGMHESFSEVINVPLGWQALDKLVHWFYSGELPKIDPDCRWRNLNSEEQLSQLRPYAELSSLSEFWFLEGVKEESLSVVTSCLSSTSTAASVEFVVFAAQLGQWEMVEAAVGSVAHLYPKLRDSGQLEQLDDDVLNMLRTEYVRYSQHGGRSS
- the LOC127775703 gene encoding uncharacterized protein LOC127775703, which codes for MASAVASNLPAAAPAAIMPFGGWHGPRVSFSRDAAGAEEAAAVVVCSSPLAAAAVVATTTTPEPAISKDFIDFEFSLGGSATMLPADELFADGKLLPLRKAAAVPEMDAAAPRPPQPEAMPAPSEPMKPLRAAAAAVDAADPYVFSPKAPSCSSRWRELLGLKRAAAQSPKPSPPSAPARTPGRAMNSTAARSLKLLLQRNNGRSSGASASELASAPLLRDSSDSEASLSLASSRFSLSSSSSSSGHDHDDIPRLSLDSAADPNPPRIRLVRSSHRHSTSSSSSSRAGRSPARRRPSPPPPPRCLSVDSPRMNSSGKIVFQGLERSSSSPCTLHAAAKPRSRAVDRSYSSGVRVAPVVLNVPVCSRPVFGFFKDKKDAAAKDAMAARTRSSLGRKTTAAPQGWSGELGRSCG